The following coding sequences are from one Melospiza melodia melodia isolate bMelMel2 chromosome 2, bMelMel2.pri, whole genome shotgun sequence window:
- the GATD3 gene encoding glutamine amidotransferase-like class 1 domain-containing protein 3, mitochondrial, producing the protein MLSSRGPALCTALQRAVPGGLASFHSSARRCRPARVAVVLSGCGVYDGTEIHEASAILVHLSRGGAEVQMYAPDVPQMHVIDHSKGQPAEAESRNVLVESARIARGKITSLAKLTTADHDAVIFPGGFGAAKNLSTFAVDGKDCKVNREVERVLKDFHKAGKPIGLCCISPVLAAKVLSGAEVTVGHEEEEGGKWPYAGTAGAIKELGAKHCVKEVTEAHVDAKNKVVTTPAFMCETALHHIFDGIGAMVKNVLKLTGK; encoded by the exons ATGCTGAGCTCCCGAGGCCCGGCCCTGTGCACGGCGCTGCAGCGAGCAGTGCCCGGCGGCCTCGCTTCCTTCCACTCCTCCGCTCGGCGCTGCCGCCCAGCCCGCGTCGCTGTG GTCCTGTCTGGCTGTGGTGTCTATGATGGCACAGAAATCCACGAGGCATCAGC TATCCTGGTTCACCTGAGCCGTGGGGGAGCTGAGGTTCAGATGTATGCTCCAGATGTCCCTCAGATGCATGTCATTGACCACAGCAAAGGGCAGCCAGCTGAAGCTGAGTCAAG GAATGTTTTAGTGGAATCTGCCAGAATTGCTCGTGGTAAAATCACAAGCCTGGCTAAGCTCACTACAGCAGACCACGATGCTGTGATATTCCCTGGTGGATTTGGAGCTGCCAAAAACTT ATCTACCTTTGCTGTTGATGGGAAGGATTGCAAGGTGAACAGAGAAGTTGAGCGAGTCCTGAAAGACTTCCACAAGGCAGGCAAACCTATTGG cctgtgctgcatttccccagtgctggcagcaaaGGTGCTCTCTGGTGCTGAGGTAACTGTGGGCCACGAAGAAGAGGAAGGGGGCAAGTGGCCTTATGCTGGGACTGCAGGAGCCATCAAAGAGCTGGGAGCAAAGCACTGTGTGAAAGAAGTAACC GAAGCTCACGTGGATGCAAAAAATAAGGTGGTGACCACCCCAGCATTTATGTGTGAAACAGCATTACACCATATCTTTGATGGCATTGGGGCAATGGTGAAGAATGTGCTAAAGTTAACTggcaaataa
- the LOC134432741 gene encoding V-set domain containing T-cell activation inhibitor 1-like isoform X1: MKWETALWMVACSLLASLPRGQLDTTCHAFVGETVVLPCTTSPPGELALARSMLYWQIGTKQLVHFFQNGHDSLDGQDKKFHDRTSLFLDQMKHGNFSLKISNVQLGDDAEYSCIYRQTESHQTKKSTIKLNVSAAPRIEEPPSPSEQNQIPSGSSVDVPSLALLPLSFLLLVPLGLWHL; encoded by the exons ATGAAATG GGAGACTGCTCTCTGGATGGTTGCCTGCTCACTGCTTGCTTCTCTGCCCAGAG GTCAGCTGGACACCACGTGCCACGCATTTGTTGGAGAAACTGTGGTCCTGCCCTGCACCACCAGCCCTCCTGGAGAGCTGGCCCTCGCCAGGTCCATGCTCTACTGGCAGATTGGCACCAAGCAGCTGGTGCACTTCTTCCAGAATGGGCACGATTCACTGGACGGCCAGGACAAAAAGTTCCATGACAGAACCAGTCTTTTTCTGGACCAGATGAAACATGGCAACTTTTCCTTAAAGATCTCCAATGTCCAGTTAGGGGATGATGCTGAATATTCCTGCATCTACAGACAGACTGAGAGCCACCAAACAAAGAAATCTACAATTAAACTCAATGTATcag ctGCACCTAGGATTGAGGAGCCACCTTCCCCTTCTG AGCAGAATCAGATTCCCTCCGGAAGCTCCGTGGATGTGCCAAGCCTGGCTCTGCTTCCCCTCTCTTTCCTCCTCCTGGTCCCCCTGGGGCTTTGGCACTTGTAA
- the LOC134432741 gene encoding V-set domain containing T-cell activation inhibitor 1-like isoform X2 translates to MKWETALWMVACSLLASLPRGQLDTTCHAFVGETVVLPCTTSPPGELALARSMLYWQIGTKQLVHFFQNGHDSLDGQDKKFHDRTSLFLDQMKHGNFSLKISNVQLGDDAEYSCIYRQTESHQTKKSTIKLNVSEQNQIPSGSSVDVPSLALLPLSFLLLVPLGLWHL, encoded by the exons ATGAAATG GGAGACTGCTCTCTGGATGGTTGCCTGCTCACTGCTTGCTTCTCTGCCCAGAG GTCAGCTGGACACCACGTGCCACGCATTTGTTGGAGAAACTGTGGTCCTGCCCTGCACCACCAGCCCTCCTGGAGAGCTGGCCCTCGCCAGGTCCATGCTCTACTGGCAGATTGGCACCAAGCAGCTGGTGCACTTCTTCCAGAATGGGCACGATTCACTGGACGGCCAGGACAAAAAGTTCCATGACAGAACCAGTCTTTTTCTGGACCAGATGAAACATGGCAACTTTTCCTTAAAGATCTCCAATGTCCAGTTAGGGGATGATGCTGAATATTCCTGCATCTACAGACAGACTGAGAGCCACCAAACAAAGAAATCTACAATTAAACTCAATGTATcag AGCAGAATCAGATTCCCTCCGGAAGCTCCGTGGATGTGCCAAGCCTGGCTCTGCTTCCCCTCTCTTTCCTCCTCCTGGTCCCCCTGGGGCTTTGGCACTTGTAA